In a genomic window of Orcinus orca chromosome 12, mOrcOrc1.1, whole genome shotgun sequence:
- the LOC101278748 gene encoding 60S ribosomal protein L36a-like — translation MVDVPKTRRTFCKKCGKHQPHKVTQYKKGKDSLCAQRKRRYDRKQSGYGGPTKPIFRKKAKTTKNIVLRLECVERNCRSKRMLAIKRCRHFELGGDKKRKGQVIQF, via the coding sequence ATGGTGGACGTTCCTAAAACCCGCCGGACTTTCTGTAAGAAGTGTGGCAAGCACCAACCCCACAAAGTGACACAGTACAAGAAGGGCAAGGATTCTCTGTGTGCCCAGCGAAAGCGGCGGTATGACCGGAAGCAGAGTGGCTATGGTGGGCCGACTAAGCCGATTTTCCGGAAAAAGGCTAAAACTACAAAGAACATTGTGCTGAGGCTTGAATGCGTTGAGCGGAACTGCAGATCTAAGAGGATGCTGGCTATTAAGAGATGCAGGCATTTTGAGCTGGGAGGAGATAAGAAGAGAAAGGGCCAAGTGATCCAGTTCTGA